Proteins encoded together in one Vigna angularis cultivar LongXiaoDou No.4 chromosome 5, ASM1680809v1, whole genome shotgun sequence window:
- the LOC108319595 gene encoding coumarin 8-geranyltransferase 1, chloroplastic-like isoform X2, with the protein MLRTPTLENHFNLLNLNIFQNPFGTLSNITWMHLPGNKHNFYVSPCSREVMRYFSNIFRWLVPGRSSCCFKSGYVIGLNHLTDVEIDKINKPYRPLASREYSFGAGVLLTASCLILVPPLLWALSIHFFLGTASSIDGLRTKSRRELVMAWFNELLLDLTKEFWKRVTAENADYFLCLLQRADKVKRNTCQNSLRCLLFMIGFGLFLPNCNFLRLNHRCRFSL; encoded by the exons ATGTTGCGAACGCCGACTCTGGAGAATCATTTCAATCTGCTAAACCTCAACATTTTCCAAAACCCTTTCGGTACTCTGTCAAATATTACTTGGATGCATTTACCAG GCAATAAGCATAACTTCTATGTCTCTCCTTGCAGTAGAGAAGTTATGAGATATTTCTCTAACATATTTCGTTGGCTTGTTCCAG GCCGAAGTAGCTGCTGCTTCAAGAGCGGTTATGTTATAGGCTTGAATCATTTAACTGATGTTGAAATAGACAAG ATAAACAAACCATATCGCCCATTGGCATCAAGAGAGTATTCTTTTGGAGCTGGTGTCCTTCTCACTGCATCATGTTTGATTCTT GTTCCTCCATTGTTGTGGGCTCTTTCCATCCATTTTTTTCTGGGGACTGCTTCGTCAATCGAT GGACTTAGAACAAAGTCAAGAAGAGAGTTGGTGATGGCATGGTTTAATGAACTTTTGTTAGATTTAACCAAAGAATTTTGGAAGCGCGTCACGGCTGAGAATGCTGATTACTTCCTTTGCCTTTTGCAGAGGGCTGATAAAGTCAAACGCAACACATGCCAGAATTCTTTGAGATGTCTTTTATTTATGATTGGCTTTGGTTTGTTTCTTCCCAATTGCAATTTTTTACGCTTAAATCATCGGTGTAGATTCAGCTTATAA
- the LOC108319595 gene encoding homogentisate geranylgeranyltransferase, chloroplastic-like isoform X7, with translation MLRTPTLENHFNLLNLNIFQNPFGTLSNITWMHLPGNKHNFYVSPCSREVMRYFSNIFRWLVPGRSSCCFKSGYVIGLNHLTDVEIDKINKPYRPLASREYSFGAGVLLTASCLILVPPLLWALSIHFFLGTASSIDRWRRSCE, from the exons ATGTTGCGAACGCCGACTCTGGAGAATCATTTCAATCTGCTAAACCTCAACATTTTCCAAAACCCTTTCGGTACTCTGTCAAATATTACTTGGATGCATTTACCAG GCAATAAGCATAACTTCTATGTCTCTCCTTGCAGTAGAGAAGTTATGAGATATTTCTCTAACATATTTCGTTGGCTTGTTCCAG GCCGAAGTAGCTGCTGCTTCAAGAGCGGTTATGTTATAGGCTTGAATCATTTAACTGATGTTGAAATAGACAAG ATAAACAAACCATATCGCCCATTGGCATCAAGAGAGTATTCTTTTGGAGCTGGTGTCCTTCTCACTGCATCATGTTTGATTCTT GTTCCTCCATTGTTGTGGGCTCTTTCCATCCATTTTTTTCTGGGGACTGCTTCGTCAATCGAT AGATGGAGAAGAAGCTGTGAATGA
- the LOC108319595 gene encoding homogentisate geranylgeranyltransferase, chloroplastic-like isoform X4: MLRTPTLENHFNLLNLNIFQNPFGTLSNITWMHLPGNKHNFYVSPCSREVMRYFSNIFRWLVPGRSSCCFKSGYVIGLNHLTDVEIDKINKPYRPLASREYSFGAGVLLTASCLILVPPLLWALSIHFFLGTASSIDRADKVKRNTCQNSLRCLLFMIGFGLFLPNCNFLRLNHRCRFSL, from the exons ATGTTGCGAACGCCGACTCTGGAGAATCATTTCAATCTGCTAAACCTCAACATTTTCCAAAACCCTTTCGGTACTCTGTCAAATATTACTTGGATGCATTTACCAG GCAATAAGCATAACTTCTATGTCTCTCCTTGCAGTAGAGAAGTTATGAGATATTTCTCTAACATATTTCGTTGGCTTGTTCCAG GCCGAAGTAGCTGCTGCTTCAAGAGCGGTTATGTTATAGGCTTGAATCATTTAACTGATGTTGAAATAGACAAG ATAAACAAACCATATCGCCCATTGGCATCAAGAGAGTATTCTTTTGGAGCTGGTGTCCTTCTCACTGCATCATGTTTGATTCTT GTTCCTCCATTGTTGTGGGCTCTTTCCATCCATTTTTTTCTGGGGACTGCTTCGTCAATCGAT AGGGCTGATAAAGTCAAACGCAACACATGCCAGAATTCTTTGAGATGTCTTTTATTTATGATTGGCTTTGGTTTGTTTCTTCCCAATTGCAATTTTTTACGCTTAAATCATCGGTGTAGATTCAGCTTATAA
- the LOC108319595 gene encoding coumarin 8-geranyltransferase 1, chloroplastic-like isoform X8, producing MLRTPTLENHFNLLNLNIFQNPFGTLSNITWMHLPGNKHNFYVSPCSREVMRYFSNIFRWLVPGRSSCCFKSGYVIGLNHLTDVEIDKINKPYRPLASREYSFGAGVLLTASCLILVPPLLWALSIHFFLGTASSIDFYITGT from the exons ATGTTGCGAACGCCGACTCTGGAGAATCATTTCAATCTGCTAAACCTCAACATTTTCCAAAACCCTTTCGGTACTCTGTCAAATATTACTTGGATGCATTTACCAG GCAATAAGCATAACTTCTATGTCTCTCCTTGCAGTAGAGAAGTTATGAGATATTTCTCTAACATATTTCGTTGGCTTGTTCCAG GCCGAAGTAGCTGCTGCTTCAAGAGCGGTTATGTTATAGGCTTGAATCATTTAACTGATGTTGAAATAGACAAG ATAAACAAACCATATCGCCCATTGGCATCAAGAGAGTATTCTTTTGGAGCTGGTGTCCTTCTCACTGCATCATGTTTGATTCTT GTTCCTCCATTGTTGTGGGCTCTTTCCATCCATTTTTTTCTGGGGACTGCTTCGTCAATCGAT ttttatataacAGGGACTTAG
- the LOC128196769 gene encoding uncharacterized protein LOC128196769, which translates to MVVVKEKEVVVTCNSMVEEAREKVEEETYIHREEVEKVKEEVETCKHMAEEEREKVGVETCSNMGEVVKVMVGEVTYKHMEVEEGEMVVEGICRHKVGEVKVMVEVGTYKHREVVVREMVVVGTCKHREVVVKEMVVVGTYKHKEVVVREMEEVETCRHREVVVREMVVVGTYKHREVVVREMVVVGTYKHKEVVVREMEEVETCRHREVVVREMVVVGTYKHREVVVKEMVVVGTYKHKEVVVREMEVVETCRHREVVVREMEVVETCRHREVVVKEMVVVETYKHREVVVKEMVVVGTCKHREVVVKEMVVVGTCKHREVVVKEMVVVGTYKHMEVVVREMVVVGTYKHREVVVKEMVVVGTCKHREVVVKEMVVVGTYKHREVVVKEMLVVGTYKHKEVVVREMEEVETCRHREVVVREMLVVGTCKHREVVVREMVVVEICRHREVVVREMVEEGTCKHMAEVVKEREGVVTYKHRVEVEICNNMEGIYLHREEMVVMVKVEVKIGGNKEVFGIDKVVSGVDSSWMAGHSKAYHRQQQHR; encoded by the coding sequence atggtggtggtgaaggagaaGGAGGTGGTGGTGACTTGTAATAGTATGGTGGAGGAGGCGCGGGAGAAGGTGGAGGAGGAGACTTATATACATAGGGAGGAGGTGGAGAAGGTGAAGGAGGAGGTGGAGACTTGTAAACATATGGCGGAGGAGGAGAGGGAGAAGGTGGGGGTGGAGACTTGTAGTAATATGGGGGAGGTGGTGAAGGTGATGGTGGGGGAGGTGACTTATAAACATATGGAGGTGGAGGAGGGGGAGATGGTGGTGGAGGGGATTTGTAGACATAAGGTGGGGGAGGTGAAGGTGATGGTGGAGGTGGGGACTTATAAACATAGGGAGGTGGTGGTGAgggagatggtggtggtgggGACTTGTAAACATAGggaggtggtggtgaaggagatggtggtggtgggGACTTATAAACATAAGGAGGTGGTGGTGAGGGagatggaggaggtggagactTGTAGACATAGGGAGGTGGTGGTGAgggagatggtggtggtgggGACTTATAAACATAGGGAGGTGGTGGTGAgggagatggtggtggtgggGACTTATAAACATAAGGAGGTGGTGGTGAGGGagatggaggaggtggagactTGTAGACATAGGGAGGTGGTGGTGAgggagatggtggtggtgggGACTTATAAACATAGggaggtggtggtgaaggagatggtggtggtgggGACTTATAAACATAAGGAGGTGGTGGTGAGGGAGATGGAGGTGGTGGAGACTTGTAGACATAGGGAGGTGGTGGTGAGGGAGATGGAGGTGGTGGAGACTTGTAGACATAGggaggtggtggtgaaggagatggtggtggtggagacTTATAAACATAGggaggtggtggtgaaggagatggtggtggtgggGACTTGTAAACATAGggaggtggtggtgaaggagatggtggtggtgggGACTTGTAAACATAGggaggtggtggtgaaggagatggtggtggtgggGACTTATAAACATATGGAGGTGGTGGTGAgggagatggtggtggtgggGACTTATAAACATAGggaggtggtggtgaaggagatggtggtggtgggGACTTGTAAACATAGggaggtggtggtgaaggagatggtggtggtgggGACTTATAAACATAGggaggtggtggtgaaggagatGCTGGTGGTGGGGACTTATAAACATAAGGAGGTGGTGGTGAGGGagatggaggaggtggagactTGTAGACATAGGGAGGTGGTGGTGAGGGAGATGCTGGTGGTGGGGACTTGTAAACATAGGGAGGTGGTGGTGAgggagatggtggtggtggagatTTGTAGACATAGGGAGGTGGTGGTGAGGGAGATGGTGGAGGAGGGGACTTGTAAACATATGGCGGAGGTGGTGAAGGAGAGGGAGGGGGTGGTGACTTATAAACATAGGGTGGAGGTGGAGATTTGTAATAATATGGAGGGAATTTATCTACATAGGGAGGAGatggtggtgatggtgaaggtgGAGGTGAAGATTGGTGGTAATAAGGAGGTTTTTGGTATTGATAAGGTGGTGTCGGGTGTGGATAGTAGTTGGATGGCTGGGCATAGTAAGGCTTATCATCGTCAGCAGCAACACCGATAG
- the LOC108319595 gene encoding uncharacterized protein LOC108319595 isoform X3: protein MLRTPTLENHFNLLNLNIFQNPFGNKHNFYVSPCSREVMRYFSNIFRWLVPGRSSCCFKSGYVIGLNHLTDVEIDKINKPYRPLASREYSFGAGVLLTASCLILVPPLLWALSIHFFLGTASSIDGLRTKSRRELVMAWFNELLLDLTKEFWKRVTAENADYFLCLLQRADKVKRNTCQNSLRCLLFMIGFGLFLPNCNFLRLNHRCRFSL, encoded by the exons ATGTTGCGAACGCCGACTCTGGAGAATCATTTCAATCTGCTAAACCTCAACATTTTCCAAAACCCTTTCG GCAATAAGCATAACTTCTATGTCTCTCCTTGCAGTAGAGAAGTTATGAGATATTTCTCTAACATATTTCGTTGGCTTGTTCCAG GCCGAAGTAGCTGCTGCTTCAAGAGCGGTTATGTTATAGGCTTGAATCATTTAACTGATGTTGAAATAGACAAG ATAAACAAACCATATCGCCCATTGGCATCAAGAGAGTATTCTTTTGGAGCTGGTGTCCTTCTCACTGCATCATGTTTGATTCTT GTTCCTCCATTGTTGTGGGCTCTTTCCATCCATTTTTTTCTGGGGACTGCTTCGTCAATCGAT GGACTTAGAACAAAGTCAAGAAGAGAGTTGGTGATGGCATGGTTTAATGAACTTTTGTTAGATTTAACCAAAGAATTTTGGAAGCGCGTCACGGCTGAGAATGCTGATTACTTCCTTTGCCTTTTGCAGAGGGCTGATAAAGTCAAACGCAACACATGCCAGAATTCTTTGAGATGTCTTTTATTTATGATTGGCTTTGGTTTGTTTCTTCCCAATTGCAATTTTTTACGCTTAAATCATCGGTGTAGATTCAGCTTATAA
- the LOC108319595 gene encoding uncharacterized protein LOC108319595 isoform X1, which translates to MVVVGICRRKVGEVKVMVEVETYKHREVVVREMVVVGTCKHREVVVKEMVVVGTYKHKEVVVREMEEVETCRHREVVVREMVVVGTYKHREVVVKEMVVVGTYKHREVVVKEMVVVGTCKHREVVVKEMVVVGTYKHREVVVKEMVVVGTYKHKEVVVREMEVVETCRHREVVVREMVVVGTCKHREEVVREMVVVEICRHREVVVREMVEEGTCKHMAEVVKEREGVVTYKHREVVVGTYKHKEVVVREMEEVETCRHREVVVREMLVVGTYKHREVVVKEMVVVGTYKHKEVVVREMEVVETCRHREVVVREMEEVETCRHREVVVREMVVVGTYKHREVVVKEMVVVGTYKHKEVVVREMEVVETCRHREVVVREMVVVGTCKHREEVVREMVVVEICRHREVVVREMVEEGTCKHMAEVVKEREGVVTYKHRVEVEICNNMEGIYLHREEMVVMVKVEVKIGGNKEVFGIDKVVSGVDSSWMAGHSKAYHRQQQH; encoded by the coding sequence atggtggtggtgggGATTTGTAGACGTAAGGTGGGGGAGGTGAAGGTGATGGTGGAGGTGGAGACTTATAAACATAGGGAGGTGGTGGTGAgggagatggtggtggtgggGACTTGTAAACATAGggaggtggtggtgaaggagatggtggtggtgggGACTTATAAACATAAGGAGGTGGTGGTGAGGGagatggaggaggtggagactTGTAGACATAGGGAGGTGGTGGTGAgggagatggtggtggtgggGACTTATAAACATAGggaggtggtggtgaaggagatggtggtggtgggGACTTATAAACATAGggaggtggtggtgaaggagatggtggtggtgggGACTTGTAAACATAGggaggtggtggtgaaggagatggtggtggtgggGACTTATAAACATAGggaggtggtggtgaaggagatggtggtggtgggGACTTATAAACATAAGGAGGTGGTGGTGAGGGAGATGGAGGTGGTGGAGACTTGTAGACATAGGGAGGTGGTGGTGAgggagatggtggtggtgggGACTTGTAAACATAGGGAGGAGGTGGTGAgggagatggtggtggtggagatTTGTAGACATAGGGAGGTGGTGGTGAGGGAGATGGTGGAGGAGGGGACTTGTAAACATATGGCGGAGGTGGTGAAGGAGAGGGAGGGGGTGGTGACTTATAAACATAGGGAGGTGGTGGTGGGGACTTATAAACATAAGGAGGTGGTGGTGAGGGagatggaggaggtggagactTGTAGACATAGGGAGGTGGTGGTGAGGGAGATGTTGGTGGTGGGGACTTATAAACATAGggaggtggtggtgaaggagatggtggtggtgggGACTTATAAACATAAGGAGGTGGTGGTGAGGGAGATGGAGGTGGTGGAGACTTGTAGACATAGGGAGGTGGTGGTGAGGGagatggaggaggtggagactTGTAGACATAGGGAGGTGGTGGTGAgggagatggtggtggtgggGACTTATAAACATAGggaggtggtggtgaaggagatggtggtggtgggGACTTATAAACATAAGGAGGTGGTGGTGAGGGAGATGGAGGTGGTGGAGACTTGTAGACATAGGGAGGTGGTGGTGAgggagatggtggtggtgggGACTTGTAAACATAGGGAGGAGGTGGTGAgggagatggtggtggtggagatTTGTAGACATAGGGAGGTGGTAGTGAGGGAGATGGTGGAGGAGGGGACTTGTAAACATATGGCGGAGGTGGTGAAGGAGAGGGAGGGGGTGGTGACTTATAAACATAGGGTGGAGGTGGAGATTTGTAATAATATGGAGGGAATTTATCTACATAGGGAGGAGatggtggtgatggtgaaggtgGAGGTGAAGATTGGTGGTAATAAGGAGGTTTTTGGTATTGATAAGGTGGTGTCGGGTGTGGATAGTAGTTGGATGGCTGGGCATAGTAAGGCTTATCATCGTCAGCAGCAACACTGA
- the LOC108319595 gene encoding uncharacterized protein LOC108319595 isoform X6, protein MLRTPTLENHFNLLNLNIFQNPFGNKHNFYVSPCSREVMRYFSNIFRWLVPGRSSCCFKSGYVIGLNHLTDVEIDKINKPYRPLASREYSFGAGVLLTASCLILSFGIGWIVGSSIVVGSFHPFFSGDCFVNRFLYNRDLEQSQEESW, encoded by the exons ATGTTGCGAACGCCGACTCTGGAGAATCATTTCAATCTGCTAAACCTCAACATTTTCCAAAACCCTTTCG GCAATAAGCATAACTTCTATGTCTCTCCTTGCAGTAGAGAAGTTATGAGATATTTCTCTAACATATTTCGTTGGCTTGTTCCAG GCCGAAGTAGCTGCTGCTTCAAGAGCGGTTATGTTATAGGCTTGAATCATTTAACTGATGTTGAAATAGACAAG ATAAACAAACCATATCGCCCATTGGCATCAAGAGAGTATTCTTTTGGAGCTGGTGTCCTTCTCACTGCATCATGTTTGATTCTT AGTTTTGGGATTGGATGGATTGTAGGTTCCTCCATTGTTGTGGGCTCTTTCCATCCATTTTTTTCTGGGGACTGCTTCGTCAATCGAT ttttatataacAGGGACTTAGAACAAAGTCAAGAAGAGAGTTGGTGA
- the LOC108319595 gene encoding coumarin 8-geranyltransferase 1, chloroplastic-like isoform X5, translated as MLRTPTLENHFNLLNLNIFQNPFGTLSNITWMHLPGNKHNFYVSPCSREVMRYFSNIFRWLVPGRSSCCFKSGYVIGLNHLTDVEIDKINKPYRPLASREYSFGAGVLLTASCLILSFGIGWIVGSSIVVGSFHPFFSGDCFVNRFLYNRDLEQSQEESW; from the exons ATGTTGCGAACGCCGACTCTGGAGAATCATTTCAATCTGCTAAACCTCAACATTTTCCAAAACCCTTTCGGTACTCTGTCAAATATTACTTGGATGCATTTACCAG GCAATAAGCATAACTTCTATGTCTCTCCTTGCAGTAGAGAAGTTATGAGATATTTCTCTAACATATTTCGTTGGCTTGTTCCAG GCCGAAGTAGCTGCTGCTTCAAGAGCGGTTATGTTATAGGCTTGAATCATTTAACTGATGTTGAAATAGACAAG ATAAACAAACCATATCGCCCATTGGCATCAAGAGAGTATTCTTTTGGAGCTGGTGTCCTTCTCACTGCATCATGTTTGATTCTT AGTTTTGGGATTGGATGGATTGTAGGTTCCTCCATTGTTGTGGGCTCTTTCCATCCATTTTTTTCTGGGGACTGCTTCGTCAATCGAT ttttatataacAGGGACTTAGAACAAAGTCAAGAAGAGAGTTGGTGA